In a genomic window of Pokkaliibacter sp. MBI-7:
- a CDS encoding sulfite exporter TauE/SafE family protein, translating into MISLDLSAAFLIGLMGGMHCFGMCGGIMTAVAIQAPTAQRLPLTTAYNLGRISSYMLAGAVSGALGATLDLHQFPILRLLAAVMLILMGLYLAGWSTWLTHVEQAGRGLWRLISPLGKRLLPVRNIRQALALGMIWGWLPCGLVYSTLTWSLASHSWLDGALIMGLFGLGTLPVMLATGWFSHSLKGLVQQQWLHRLGGILILLWGCYNLSITLPSMIHALPLHLSVSH; encoded by the coding sequence ATGATCAGTCTGGACTTGAGCGCGGCTTTTCTTATCGGCCTGATGGGGGGCATGCATTGCTTTGGCATGTGCGGGGGCATCATGACAGCGGTAGCCATACAAGCTCCCACTGCTCAACGCCTGCCTCTGACCACTGCCTACAATCTGGGCCGCATAAGCAGCTATATGCTGGCCGGTGCTGTCAGCGGGGCACTGGGTGCCACACTGGATTTACACCAGTTTCCGATATTGCGCCTGCTGGCCGCTGTAATGCTGATTCTGATGGGCCTGTATCTGGCAGGCTGGTCAACATGGCTTACCCATGTCGAACAGGCTGGCCGCGGTCTCTGGCGTTTGATCAGCCCTCTGGGCAAACGCTTGCTACCCGTCAGAAACATCCGGCAGGCGCTGGCTCTCGGCATGATCTGGGGCTGGCTGCCCTGCGGACTGGTATACAGCACCCTGACCTGGAGTCTGGCCAGTCACTCCTGGCTGGATGGTGCCCTGATTATGGGCCTGTTCGGGCTGGGGACGCTGCCAGTGATGCTCGCCACCGGCTGGTTCTCCCATAGTTTGAAAGGACTGGTGCAACAGCAGTGGTTACACCGTCTCGGGGGGATACTGATACTGCTTTGGGGCTGCTATAACCTGAGCATCACCCTGCCCTCCATGATTCATGCACTTCCTTTACATCTTTCTGTCAGCCATTGA
- a CDS encoding FixH family protein codes for MPSVEGVKPWYRQPWLWFVLTPVMASMVVGSSFAIISAYTFDGVVKDEYRIAAKDTLAVTAKTDKAQSLGLHATVKLDDMTGEIVADLQSTQISFDYPQTLLLDIVHPTDQHGDLLQPLRQVAGGHYIGQLGHTLLGKRYLVLHPQDDSWRVQAELHPPYTDPVTLTPQRFN; via the coding sequence ATGCCTAGTGTGGAAGGCGTTAAACCCTGGTATCGGCAACCCTGGCTGTGGTTTGTCCTGACACCAGTGATGGCCTCAATGGTCGTAGGCTCGAGCTTTGCCATTATCTCTGCCTATACCTTTGATGGTGTGGTCAAGGATGAGTACCGCATTGCTGCCAAGGACACACTGGCGGTCACCGCCAAAACCGACAAAGCGCAGTCATTGGGGCTGCACGCCACCGTCAAACTGGATGACATGACCGGAGAAATCGTTGCTGACCTGCAATCGACCCAGATCAGCTTCGACTACCCACAGACCCTGCTGCTGGATATTGTGCATCCGACCGACCAGCATGGTGATCTGCTACAACCTCTGCGTCAGGTGGCCGGCGGCCACTATATCGGCCAGCTGGGGCATACCCTGCTGGGTAAGCGCTATCTGGTTCTGCATCCGCAGGATGACAGCTGGCGTGTGCAGGCAGAATTGCACCCACCCTATACCGACCCCGTCACACTCACCCCTCAGCGTTTCAACTGA
- the ccoS gene encoding cbb3-type cytochrome oxidase assembly protein CcoS produces the protein MYLLIPIALLFIGLAMYFFFWSVKSGQYDDLDSPAHRILFDEDKDMIPPAPYRGEHEEQAQAEVSDAKHDDSRQQP, from the coding sequence ATGTATCTGTTGATTCCCATCGCTCTGCTGTTCATCGGGCTGGCCATGTATTTCTTTTTCTGGTCTGTCAAGAGCGGGCAATATGACGATCTCGACAGTCCGGCACACCGCATTCTTTTTGATGAAGACAAAGACATGATTCCTCCTGCCCCCTACAGAGGCGAGCATGAAGAGCAGGCGCAAGCAGAAGTCTCTGACGCCAAGCATGACGACTCACGGCAGCAGCCATGA
- a CDS encoding metalloregulator ArsR/SmtB family transcription factor, giving the protein MTPETLEMMKRNASGAAKVLKALANESRLLILCYLDGKELSVTELNTCLDLSQSALSQHLAVLRRDGLVKTRRESQTIYYSLSGDVASQIIRTLHDIYCPEM; this is encoded by the coding sequence ATGACACCAGAAACGCTGGAAATGATGAAAAGGAATGCCTCTGGCGCGGCGAAAGTCCTTAAAGCACTGGCTAATGAAAGCCGTCTTCTTATTTTGTGCTATCTGGATGGCAAAGAGCTTTCGGTGACGGAACTCAATACCTGCCTTGACCTAAGTCAGTCAGCACTGTCACAGCATCTGGCTGTGTTGCGCCGGGATGGGCTGGTCAAAACCCGGCGAGAATCCCAGACCATTTACTACTCACTGTCCGGTGATGTTGCCAGTCAGATTATCCGCACACTTCACGACATCTATTGCCCTGAGATGTAG
- the hemN gene encoding oxygen-independent coproporphyrinogen III oxidase — MSHVNLSPLPDLHPVWVPELISRYDSAGPRYTSYPTAVDFRTLEGNDILQHAAASIRAEAPLSLYFHIPFCEHVCYYCACNKVITRQHQRVRSYLDKLYQEIAFYAERFAEGRVVEQLHFGGGTPTFLSDTELQEVMAVIRRHFTLRDDDKADYSIEIDPRTVTGDTLKVLRDLGFNRLSFGIQDTNPAVQAAVNRVQPLEQVAELLQQARQLGFRSINFDLIYGLPLQTPDSFAETLETVIALSPDRLSVFNYAHLPDRFRPQRHIRAEDLPTPQMKLSILQHCIERLDQAGYQYIGMDHFAKPDDELAMAQREGKLHRNFQGYTTRGDCELLAMGASSISQVGDTYFQNMHDVGQWSDALDSQGNAICKGIQLSYDDRVRRALITQLICHFQLDTATFSTTWQINFNEYFAKELNALGGHINDGLISISAGSLTILPPGRLLIRSICMLFDSYRQAQIEQRFSRII, encoded by the coding sequence GTGAGCCACGTCAATCTTTCTCCCTTACCCGACCTGCATCCTGTCTGGGTGCCTGAACTGATCAGCCGCTATGACAGCGCTGGTCCCCGCTACACCTCATACCCGACCGCTGTAGACTTTCGTACTCTGGAGGGCAACGACATCCTGCAGCATGCTGCGGCCAGTATTCGCGCTGAGGCACCGCTGTCGCTGTATTTCCACATCCCCTTTTGTGAACACGTCTGCTATTACTGCGCCTGCAACAAGGTCATTACACGTCAGCACCAGCGTGTCAGGTCCTATCTGGACAAGCTCTATCAGGAAATAGCCTTCTACGCTGAACGTTTTGCTGAAGGGCGTGTTGTTGAGCAGCTGCATTTTGGTGGTGGCACTCCCACCTTCCTGAGTGACACGGAGTTGCAGGAAGTGATGGCAGTCATCCGGCGCCATTTCACTCTGCGTGATGATGACAAGGCCGATTACTCCATCGAGATCGATCCTCGCACGGTGACTGGCGATACCCTGAAGGTATTGCGTGATCTGGGCTTCAATCGCCTGAGTTTTGGTATTCAGGACACCAATCCCGCCGTACAGGCTGCGGTTAATCGTGTACAGCCTCTCGAGCAGGTGGCCGAGTTGCTGCAACAGGCACGTCAACTGGGATTCCGCTCGATCAATTTCGATCTGATTTATGGTTTGCCATTGCAGACCCCTGACAGCTTTGCCGAAACCCTGGAAACCGTCATTGCCCTGTCGCCTGATCGGCTCTCTGTATTTAACTATGCTCATCTTCCCGATCGCTTCCGCCCTCAGCGGCATATTCGCGCTGAAGACCTGCCAACACCGCAAATGAAACTGAGCATTCTGCAACACTGTATAGAACGCCTGGATCAGGCAGGTTATCAGTACATCGGGATGGATCACTTCGCCAAGCCGGACGACGAGCTGGCTATGGCACAACGTGAAGGCAAACTGCATCGCAACTTTCAGGGCTATACCACTCGTGGTGACTGCGAGCTGCTGGCTATGGGCGCCTCGTCCATTTCGCAGGTAGGGGATACCTACTTCCAGAACATGCACGATGTGGGGCAATGGTCTGACGCTCTGGACAGTCAGGGCAACGCAATCTGTAAAGGTATTCAGCTAAGTTACGACGACCGTGTGCGCCGCGCGCTGATTACTCAGCTGATCTGTCACTTTCAGTTGGACACCGCAACCTTCAGTACAACCTGGCAGATCAACTTCAATGAGTACTTTGCAAAAGAACTCAATGCGCTCGGTGGACATATAAACGATGGTCTGATATCCATAAGCGCTGGCTCTCTGACAATATTGCCGCCAGGACGACTGCTTATCCGGTCGATCTGTATGCTGTTTGACAGCTACAGGCAAGCACAGATTGAACAGCGTTTTTCTCGGATCATTTAA
- a CDS encoding adenine phosphoribosyltransferase: protein MAFDASYVKSVIRALPDWPEPGVTFRDITPIFKDPKALRTVTDGFIERYVTSDITHIASIDARGFLVSAILAHQLNKPLILVRKKGKLPGDTISQSYDLEYGSATLEVQTDACGPGDKVLIFDDLIATGGTLIAACSLVQRLGGSVSEVASIIDLPGLQGSQRLQDSGVSVFSLIAY, encoded by the coding sequence ATGGCTTTTGATGCTTCCTACGTAAAGTCAGTGATTCGGGCCCTGCCTGACTGGCCTGAGCCCGGCGTCACCTTCCGTGATATCACGCCCATTTTTAAAGATCCTAAAGCATTACGCACAGTGACTGACGGCTTTATTGAACGCTACGTTACTTCCGATATCACCCACATTGCCAGCATTGACGCACGCGGCTTTCTGGTGAGCGCCATTCTTGCTCACCAGCTCAACAAGCCCCTCATTCTGGTACGCAAAAAAGGCAAACTGCCCGGCGACACCATCAGCCAGTCCTATGACCTTGAGTACGGCAGTGCAACCCTGGAAGTACAGACTGATGCGTGTGGCCCCGGCGACAAAGTACTGATTTTTGATGATCTGATTGCCACAGGCGGCACTCTGATTGCCGCCTGCTCGCTCGTGCAACGTTTGGGCGGCAGCGTCAGTGAAGTTGCTTCCATCATCGACCTGCCAGGCTTGCAGGGCTCACAGAGGCTGCAAGATTCCGGCGTGTCAGTATTCTCTCTGATTGCATACTGA
- a CDS encoding bifunctional acetate--CoA ligase family protein/GNAT family N-acetyltransferase, with amino-acid sequence MSTKYLKRFFKPKSIVVFGATEEPDNLGGVVVRNLQESGFEGHLYVVYREATEAVFGVPCYRGFADLPELPDLAVICSIPERVPELIRKLGASEVRAAIILSGGYLAQGEESRPLREAVKEAAKPYGIRIMGPDCLGILVPGHNMNASYSHLNVLKGKVGYVGQSGIVGTAMIDWATGQGIGFSHFLTIGDSVDVDLPSIIDYLAADPYTQSIVLQLNRITNARHFVSAVRSAARNKLVLILKSAFLHQAGAIQSAVDSGVVSEDQVYDAVLRRAGVVRVTTSDEVFNALETLSRSKLLKGDRLALICNGMGPNALAVDALIRKGGKLAQLSEQTVADLAEVLPPFWSRANPVDLNATATPEQFARALSIVSRDPNVDAVLMIHAPTRLAPCVQTAEAIIKVQKSVSTQVLTSWMGRASAIPARNLLSAAGIPTYITPEKAVEGFMHMVEYRRNQEVTRQTPPNYVLQEQSIHRMRAKALVDGIHSSGRDYLTHAESMELVNYYGIPSAHSSYAISVEEVLKVGRFYEEGVAVKALHKDNRYPFAYDQLLTKRWQDMALDMYSEDEIRRRVTRLDYRMRERYQDNELDGFVVQQMKRGFQSMQMHVGITQHPVFGPLIVFGVGGYTVDVLGDRQLGVPPLSMSLARLLIEQSRVHRIIQENSYRIDQDINTLCQMLVKLSQLVVDLPVVKALEINPLLLNKQGLLAVDVSVSLGEPVPLCIPAYPEHLREWATLLKSNREVELRPIRGEDEPAHLQFYKSLSPETVRLRYFYSRSVPNHSELANWSQIDYDREMAFIATALKQDQSYEYETLGVVRAITDPDNVTAEFSIVIRDDMQGEGLGRLLMNKITEYCRSRGTLQLVGSTLPTNLGMQKLAKSLGFQNSYNAEEEVVDMRLPLNPPQEDWQFHRLSLG; translated from the coding sequence TTGAGTACCAAATACCTCAAACGATTCTTCAAACCAAAATCCATCGTGGTCTTTGGTGCCACGGAGGAGCCTGATAATCTCGGCGGCGTGGTCGTCCGTAATCTGCAGGAAAGCGGATTTGAAGGGCATCTCTATGTGGTGTACCGCGAGGCAACGGAGGCCGTATTCGGTGTTCCTTGTTATCGGGGCTTTGCCGACTTACCTGAACTGCCAGATCTGGCGGTCATTTGCTCTATTCCTGAGCGTGTTCCGGAACTGATTCGTAAGCTTGGTGCCAGTGAGGTACGTGCTGCCATTATTCTGAGTGGTGGCTATCTTGCTCAGGGCGAGGAAAGCCGACCCCTGCGTGAGGCGGTTAAAGAAGCAGCGAAGCCCTATGGTATTCGCATCATGGGGCCAGACTGTCTGGGAATACTGGTTCCTGGCCACAACATGAATGCCAGTTACAGCCATCTCAATGTACTGAAAGGGAAAGTGGGCTACGTCGGCCAGTCCGGTATTGTCGGTACCGCCATGATTGACTGGGCGACAGGTCAGGGGATTGGCTTCTCCCATTTTCTTACCATAGGCGACTCTGTCGATGTCGATCTGCCCAGCATCATCGATTACCTCGCGGCGGATCCTTATACCCAGTCCATCGTGTTGCAGCTCAATCGTATTACCAATGCTCGACACTTTGTCTCGGCTGTACGCTCGGCAGCACGAAATAAACTGGTGCTCATTCTGAAAAGTGCCTTCCTGCATCAGGCTGGGGCAATACAAAGTGCAGTGGACAGTGGTGTCGTCAGTGAGGATCAGGTCTACGATGCCGTGTTGCGCCGGGCAGGGGTCGTGCGGGTGACAACCTCTGATGAAGTTTTTAATGCGCTGGAGACGCTCAGCCGCAGCAAGCTGTTGAAAGGTGACCGGCTGGCGTTGATTTGCAACGGCATGGGGCCGAATGCACTGGCGGTCGATGCCTTGATACGTAAAGGTGGCAAGCTGGCGCAGTTGTCAGAGCAGACCGTTGCTGACCTGGCTGAGGTACTACCGCCTTTTTGGAGTCGCGCTAATCCTGTTGATCTCAATGCGACGGCAACACCTGAGCAGTTTGCCAGGGCGCTGTCGATTGTCAGTCGTGATCCGAATGTGGATGCGGTGCTGATGATTCATGCACCGACCCGTCTGGCTCCCTGCGTACAGACGGCTGAGGCGATCATCAAAGTACAGAAGTCTGTATCCACCCAGGTACTAACCAGCTGGATGGGAAGAGCCAGTGCCATACCGGCACGTAACTTGTTAAGTGCCGCAGGTATTCCGACCTATATCACTCCTGAAAAAGCGGTAGAAGGCTTTATGCACATGGTTGAATACCGGCGCAATCAGGAAGTGACGCGACAAACGCCACCCAACTATGTGCTGCAGGAGCAGTCCATTCATCGCATGCGTGCCAAGGCACTGGTGGATGGTATTCATAGCAGTGGTCGGGACTACCTTACCCATGCCGAGTCCATGGAGCTGGTCAACTACTACGGTATTCCCTCTGCTCATTCTTCTTACGCGATCTCTGTTGAAGAAGTGCTGAAAGTTGGGCGGTTCTACGAGGAGGGAGTCGCAGTCAAGGCTCTGCACAAGGACAATCGCTATCCCTTTGCCTATGACCAGCTATTGACCAAACGCTGGCAGGACATGGCACTGGATATGTACTCTGAGGACGAGATTCGACGTCGGGTTACTCGCCTTGATTATCGGATGCGCGAGCGCTACCAGGATAATGAGCTGGATGGCTTTGTCGTGCAGCAGATGAAGCGTGGCTTTCAGTCCATGCAGATGCATGTCGGCATAACCCAGCATCCGGTTTTTGGTCCGCTGATCGTTTTTGGTGTGGGTGGTTACACCGTTGATGTTCTGGGTGATCGTCAGTTAGGGGTACCACCTCTGAGCATGTCGCTGGCTCGCTTGCTGATCGAGCAAAGCAGAGTGCACCGGATTATTCAGGAAAACAGCTATAGGATTGATCAGGACATCAATACCCTCTGCCAGATGCTGGTCAAGCTATCGCAGCTGGTGGTGGACTTGCCGGTGGTCAAGGCGCTTGAGATCAATCCACTGTTGTTAAACAAGCAAGGATTACTCGCTGTCGACGTCAGTGTCTCGCTGGGAGAGCCGGTCCCCTTATGCATTCCCGCCTATCCGGAGCATTTGCGTGAGTGGGCTACATTGCTGAAAAGCAACAGAGAGGTGGAGCTGCGGCCCATTCGGGGTGAAGACGAGCCAGCGCATCTGCAGTTCTACAAAAGCCTCAGCCCGGAAACCGTGCGTTTGCGCTATTTCTACAGTCGCTCAGTCCCCAATCATTCTGAGCTGGCAAACTGGTCACAGATTGACTACGACCGGGAGATGGCCTTTATCGCGACCGCACTGAAGCAAGATCAGAGTTATGAGTACGAGACACTGGGCGTGGTGCGTGCCATCACCGATCCGGATAACGTTACTGCGGAGTTTTCGATCGTGATCCGGGATGACATGCAGGGAGAAGGGTTAGGGCGGTTGTTGATGAATAAGATCACCGAGTATTGCCGCAGCCGGGGCACGTTGCAGTTGGTGGGGTCAACGTTGCCGACGAATCTGGGCATGCAGAAGCTGGCCAAGTCACTTGGCTTTCAGAATTCCTACAACGCCGAAGAAGAGGTGGTAGATATGCGCTTGCCTCTTAACCCACCTCAAGAAGACTGGCAGTTCCATCGCTTATCATTAGGATGA
- the fnr gene encoding fumarate/nitrate reduction transcriptional regulator Fnr, which translates to MAEHPHMEPIIRNIKQAHCQHCSLNSLCLPLSLSFTEMDRLDGIIDKSRPLKKGEHLFRQGDNFSSVFAVRAGAIKTYTVTDEGEEQITGFYLPSELLGLSGIHESQYPVSAKVLETTTVCEIPFEKLDTLSGQLPELRKNLLRTMSKEIREEQQMMLLLSKKNADERVGTFLVRLSQRFKLRGFSATHFRLPMSRNEIGNYLGLAVETVSRIFTRFQKNELIAVEGKDIRVIDLSGLYAAAGECEHVETHVLAKQA; encoded by the coding sequence ATGGCTGAGCACCCCCACATGGAACCGATCATTCGTAATATCAAACAGGCTCACTGCCAGCATTGCAGCCTGAACTCTCTGTGTCTGCCGCTATCCCTGAGCTTTACCGAGATGGATCGCCTGGATGGCATCATTGATAAAAGCCGCCCACTGAAGAAAGGTGAACACCTGTTCCGTCAGGGTGACAATTTCTCATCCGTTTTTGCCGTACGCGCAGGTGCCATCAAAACCTACACGGTTACCGATGAGGGTGAAGAACAGATCACTGGTTTCTATCTTCCCAGTGAGCTGCTTGGACTGAGCGGTATTCACGAGTCACAGTACCCGGTTTCTGCCAAAGTACTGGAAACCACCACGGTGTGTGAAATCCCCTTTGAGAAGCTTGATACCCTCTCCGGGCAATTACCGGAGCTGCGGAAAAATTTGCTGCGTACCATGAGCAAAGAAATCCGTGAAGAGCAGCAAATGATGCTGTTACTGAGCAAGAAGAATGCGGATGAACGCGTAGGCACCTTCCTGGTACGTTTGTCTCAACGATTCAAACTTCGTGGTTTTTCCGCCACCCATTTCCGTTTACCCATGTCACGTAATGAGATCGGTAACTATCTGGGTCTGGCAGTAGAGACAGTGAGTCGTATCTTTACCCGCTTCCAGAAAAACGAACTGATCGCGGTTGAAGGAAAAGACATTCGTGTGATTGACCTGAGCGGCCTGTATGCCGCAGCGGGTGAGTGTGAACACGTAGAGACTCATGTACTTGCCAAGCAAGCCTGA
- a CDS encoding heavy metal translocating P-type ATPase, protein MSQSCFHCGQPLPADTTWFVTVGDEPRSMCCPGCQAVCQTIMDAGLGDYYQHRQQGDLPADLTPQSLTCELSDELQLFDQQALQQDFVEDTGQGHKRAVFIVEGITCAACIWLLEHSLRKIPGVKQATVNLTTHRATLEWHPDQVLISHLLGTFYRLGYKAYPYQPDAEEARNIKESRSALFRLGVAGIGMMQVMMYAVALYAGALQGMETKQAQYLRLISLIITTPIVFYSAQPFFIAAWRDLRSRHLTMDLPVSLAIGIAYLASLWSTFAGGGAVYFDSITMFTFLLLLGRFVEMRARHRMGKSGNQLSSILPTSALRLSSEGEQRVAARDLLAGDRILVKPGQLIPADGMVESGHSTVDEAIITGESVAIAKVPGSQVLGGAMNVTSPLTIRVQKVAQSTRASAIAFLLERAFADKPRTAIIADRVASRFVLAVLIVSALVAIVWSVIDPTDAFWVTLSVLVITCPCALSLATPTALTAATTALRQRGFLITRGHVLESLASITHVVFDKTGTLTEGKLVLHTTQPLATMSAADCRVVVAALEQGSEHPIAHAFKPYQEQLADNLQNHVAQGVEGSIAGTVYRFGKAGFAAEKLAATPVPPSEQGQWLLLCDAYQPLAWFQLTDALRPEAHEVVSQLLQRGLHVSLLSGDQPAPVAAVAAQLNISNWFAGVSPEQKLEKITALQAAGEQVLMVGDGINDVLVLAQAQTSVAMNQATDLAKTSADSMLLRADLRLLLQAMEVAQQTRRIIWQNIGWAIGYNLLALPLAASGMIPPYLAAVGMASSSLIVVCNAMRLGRDKRLSALHSPSLSTQPA, encoded by the coding sequence ATGTCCCAGAGCTGTTTTCATTGCGGTCAACCGCTGCCTGCTGATACCACCTGGTTCGTGACGGTTGGGGACGAGCCCAGGTCAATGTGCTGCCCCGGTTGTCAGGCTGTCTGCCAGACCATCATGGATGCAGGCCTGGGTGACTACTACCAGCACCGGCAGCAGGGTGATCTGCCAGCTGATCTCACACCGCAATCGCTGACCTGCGAGCTGAGTGATGAGCTGCAGCTGTTTGACCAGCAGGCGCTGCAACAGGATTTTGTCGAAGATACCGGGCAGGGACACAAACGAGCCGTATTTATTGTCGAAGGAATTACCTGTGCTGCCTGCATCTGGTTGCTGGAACACAGCCTCAGAAAGATACCCGGTGTAAAGCAGGCAACGGTGAACCTCACCACGCATCGCGCCACCCTCGAATGGCATCCTGATCAGGTGCTGATAAGCCACCTGCTCGGCACCTTCTACCGACTTGGCTACAAAGCGTACCCCTATCAACCCGATGCCGAGGAGGCGCGCAATATCAAGGAAAGCCGCAGTGCGTTATTCCGCCTTGGTGTCGCCGGTATCGGTATGATGCAGGTGATGATGTACGCCGTTGCCCTCTATGCTGGTGCCCTGCAGGGTATGGAAACCAAACAGGCGCAATATCTGCGGCTGATCAGTCTTATTATCACTACCCCTATCGTCTTCTATTCAGCGCAACCCTTCTTTATTGCTGCCTGGCGTGATCTGCGCAGTCGTCACCTGACCATGGACCTGCCCGTTTCCCTGGCTATCGGCATTGCCTATCTGGCCAGCCTGTGGTCAACCTTTGCAGGAGGGGGTGCAGTCTACTTTGACTCCATCACCATGTTCACCTTCCTGTTATTGCTCGGTCGCTTTGTGGAAATGCGCGCCCGCCACCGCATGGGTAAAAGCGGCAACCAGCTAAGCTCCATTCTGCCCACCAGCGCACTGCGGCTGAGCAGTGAAGGTGAACAACGTGTAGCGGCAAGAGACTTACTGGCGGGTGATCGTATTCTGGTCAAACCCGGCCAGCTGATACCCGCTGACGGCATGGTCGAGTCGGGCCATAGTACCGTTGACGAGGCCATCATTACCGGCGAATCGGTGGCTATCGCCAAAGTGCCCGGCTCTCAGGTGCTGGGCGGGGCGATGAATGTCACCAGCCCACTGACCATCAGGGTGCAGAAGGTTGCGCAATCCACACGCGCCTCTGCCATTGCCTTTCTGCTTGAGCGCGCCTTTGCAGACAAACCCCGTACCGCGATTATTGCCGACCGGGTAGCAAGCCGGTTTGTACTGGCCGTGCTGATCGTATCAGCGCTGGTAGCCATTGTATGGAGCGTGATTGATCCGACAGATGCCTTCTGGGTCACGCTGTCAGTGCTGGTGATCACCTGTCCCTGTGCACTTTCCCTGGCCACTCCCACAGCGCTGACCGCAGCAACCACAGCATTGCGTCAGCGTGGTTTTCTGATTACACGAGGGCATGTACTGGAAAGTCTGGCCAGCATCACGCATGTGGTATTCGACAAAACCGGCACACTCACGGAAGGCAAGCTTGTGCTGCACACCACTCAGCCTCTGGCTACCATGAGCGCCGCTGACTGTCGCGTGGTCGTTGCTGCACTGGAACAGGGATCGGAACACCCTATCGCCCATGCGTTCAAACCCTATCAGGAACAACTGGCAGACAACCTGCAGAATCATGTCGCCCAGGGCGTCGAAGGCAGTATTGCCGGTACTGTCTATCGCTTTGGCAAAGCAGGCTTCGCTGCCGAAAAACTGGCCGCAACGCCTGTTCCTCCCTCGGAGCAAGGCCAGTGGTTACTGCTCTGCGATGCGTATCAACCGCTGGCATGGTTTCAGCTGACCGACGCTTTGCGCCCTGAAGCCCATGAGGTGGTCAGCCAGTTATTGCAACGAGGACTTCATGTCAGCCTGCTCAGTGGTGACCAGCCAGCCCCCGTTGCAGCCGTTGCAGCACAGCTGAATATCTCAAACTGGTTTGCCGGTGTTTCACCTGAGCAGAAGCTGGAAAAAATCACAGCGCTGCAGGCTGCAGGCGAACAGGTATTGATGGTCGGCGACGGCATCAATGACGTGCTGGTTCTGGCCCAAGCTCAGACATCGGTCGCCATGAACCAGGCCACCGATCTGGCCAAAACCAGTGCTGACAGCATGCTACTGAGAGCTGACCTGCGTCTGCTGTTACAGGCCATGGAGGTTGCCCAGCAGACCCGCCGCATCATCTGGCAAAATATCGGCTGGGCGATTGGTTACAATCTGCTTGCATTACCGCTGGCAGCATCAGGAATGATTCCGCCCTATCTTGCTGCCGTCGGCATGGCCAGCAGCTCGCTGATCGTGGTGTGCAATGCCATGCGCCTCGGTCGGGACAAAAGACTCTCCGCACTTCATTCCCCCTCCCTTTCCACCCAGCCTGCGTGA